The DNA sequence AGAGCCCCAGTCGGTTCACTTGGCGCTCCAGATAGTCCCGGTAAGCCGAGGTACCGCTCCCAGAGATCACGAATTCACAGTCCGGATTCTGATTGGCTACGATTGTTGCTGCTTCCAAAAAAAAATCATGTCCTTTGACCGGACGCAACCCCCCTGGAACACCAATAATTTTCGCAGCCGTTCGCAGGCCAAGGCTCTCTCTCGCAATCGATTGAGGTAGAGCCTCAGCAAGCAAGGCTCGACTGACCGCATTGGGAATGACCTGGACTTTTACCTTTGTAGAACTTCCAACTACATTATCCGCAACTACCTGTGAAACAGCGATAATCTGAGTAGGTAAGCGACGAAGAACTTGTCGAACCAGGGCTTTCCCACCTATCATGGGACGATGCATCTCTCCTCCCATATCGTCGAAGAGTTCCCTGACGTGCCAGATGGAAGGCACTCCCATGTTGTGGGCGGCGATGACACCTGCAAAACTTACCAGCGTGTTGACGTAAACAACTGAAGGTTTCAGTCGTCGTATCAACTTCTCAAAGCGTCTCGAAGCCTGCACTTCATCCCAGATATTCCGAACGATTCGAATCCCCTTTCCTCGCAACCAGTTGCGATGCTCGACCACATGCACACTACAGCCGATTTCCTCATACTCCTGGAGGTAGGGTCCCTCGAAACCAAAGGCCACATCTACTTTCCAATCGTTCTCCAAGAATCCTTTTACAGTTAGAAGCCCGCTGATCGTCGAACCGCTAGGATTACTACTATATTGAATGAAAAGGATTCGGAGACTCGAGGATTTGGGAGATTGCCACTCTCGTGCAGCAAGTTTCATCAGGAAAAATCGAAATAGTTCTGAGGGTCGTACATTAAATATTTATCCAGATGGTCTTTTATAGAGGCATAATTCTCAACAACCTCCTCAACAGGTCGCTTCCCCTGCTTAACCAGTGACGTCTGTATTTTCGAGCGAGGAATGTTCAAAAATGGAAAAACAACATTATCGAAGGTTTCTTGCGGAGCAACGGCTAGATCCTCATAGACAATCAAAC is a window from the Gammaproteobacteria bacterium genome containing:
- a CDS encoding glycosyltransferase family 1 protein; the protein is MKLAAREWQSPKSSSLRILFIQYSSNPSGSTISGLLTVKGFLENDWKVDVAFGFEGPYLQEYEEIGCSVHVVEHRNWLRGKGIRIVRNIWDEVQASRRFEKLIRRLKPSVVYVNTLVSFAGVIAAHNMGVPSIWHVRELFDDMGGEMHRPMIGGKALVRQVLRRLPTQIIAVSQVVADNVVGSSTKVKVQVIPNAVSRALLAEALPQSIARESLGLRTAAKIIGVPGGLRPVKGHDFFLEAATIVANQNPDCEFVISGSGTSAYRDYLERQVNRLGLSDKVVFTGRMETMNVFYSACDVICIPSKSESFGRTAIEAMAMGIPVIGSRVGGLKEIIDDGKNGLLVNYGDVASLASAMDRLLKDTSLRRSLGIEGQRKVELEYSESVYQQRIIDVVNGVLANTRKN